GTGCTAATTTTAAATCTATACgtatgttcttattttattatgtaattcttatgtgttgttatttttttttccttttgtgttgttattgggagcatatttataaataaatttgttTTCTACTAGTTACGTAATAGTATGTGTTATttacaaaattaaaacaaaaatatgaaattgtgctagtatgtaacagtatgtgttgtttataaaattaaaaaaatgaaattgtgCTAATTATGTAATAATTATGAAATTGTGCTAGTATgtgtttataaaattaaaaataaaaaaatgtgctagtatgtaacagtatgtgttgtttataaaataaaaaaatgaaattgtgCTAGTATAGAACAATATGTgttgtttataaaattaaaaaaaattgaaattgtGCTAGTTATAGTATCTGttgttatttttttccttttatgttGTTATTGGGAGCCTATTTAGAAATAAATTCGTTGGAATGTCGTATTTTTATTGTGCTAATGTTGTTTTGTTGGTGTTACAGTCGGATGCCCAGACGGTGGTGTTAAGAGAGTGCTAATGTCGTTATttgattgtgctaatgtcgtttttgattgtgctaatattgttatttgattgtgctaatgtcgttttttgattgtgctaatgtcgttatTTGATTGTGCTAGTGTCGTTTTTTGATTGTGCTAATGCCGTTGATAATGGAAGTTCCTTTTTTGATTGAAACGAGAATGATGATAATGTGGATGGTCTTACGTTATGCTAATGTCGTTTTTTGATTGTGCTAAAGTCGTTGATAATGGAAGTTCCTTTTTTTTTATTGAAACGGGAGTGCTAATAATGGAAGTTCCTTTTTTGATTGTTTTAATGTCGTTTATGTGGGTGTGCTTATGTTTTTTGTATTGGTGGTTCCTGAAGGTTTGTTTATCTGAATATgttacaaaatttcaaattttggTTTGAATTAATATGCATGGATTTAGGGATATTTTgataattaattttaattaattataaataaatagGGTCAAAatgtctaaattacccctaaactaatttttaaTTGAATAACACTTGTCATttatgtattggttcttatggttcttacaaaaacaagagtttgtatttgatcccatgcctatatatatatatatatagattagtTATGGACGTATGGCTAGTTATGAGAAAGGTTGTTTATTTGAGCTTTAAATATCAAAAGGCTAATTATCAGATGGTTGTTAATTTGAGCTTTAAATATCAAAATTTAGATAATGAACACAAGAAACGTGATAAGGGTTTAGGGGGATTTTAATTCATTAgaatttataaaatttatcatcCAATATGCACAAAATGTtaaaagctaaaaaaaaaaatcctaaatctTAAACTTCTAAATGAAAACGAGAAATTGTAATACTTTTACAAAATCTTATTTATATATAGTATTAGGTTAAACTACCTATAGTGGAGGGGTTTAAAGAGAGGGTGTGGAGCTACACGTGGCTGCTATGTCAAGAGAGGGGGGCAAGCCCAAAAATGCATGGGGTGGAAGGGCTTGAATGGgggcggtttttttttttttttttttttttttttttttttttttttttttctaactaaCCAATCAAACCATAACCCAAACTCCACAACCAACCACCAACCTCCGCGTTACCACAAACCATCGCCCCATGCCAGTTAAGTTCTCAATATTGGTGCCCCACGTCATGAAGCGGAGCGGTGTGTCGGCGTTCTTGAATCCCTACGCCACCCTCCACACCAACGACTCCAAGTAGTCTTAGTGTCTTGGGTATTGCACGTGTTAaaaaaaacatgtgtattgtaTGAATCGATTAAACTCTTGTATTGCACCCGTGGAATAAAAGGTAATATAATTAGTTAATACATACAGTCATCAAAATATGtctttaaattttgaattttgatgtgACAATTATGAATTCTAGAGTAAACTGCagttttagtccttgtggtttacgCCAACTGACACCTTACAACCCTATTTTCAAAATTCCTCTTTTTATACCCCGACATTTCCAAAATGCATCAATGTACCCCCTGCTACCTAATGAAATCATATTTATATTAGTTTGAATATGAAATGACAGTTATACCCTTTCTGTTTACATCTTTATGGTTTCTAATAACCGACAATTTAAGTCCCTGGACAAGTTTAATGATTCCCACCAAATGGCCAATTGAAGACTAGAATGACACACTGTACCATTAAGTTTGGTACATTTTAAGGTCATATGACCAATTCAATACTAGAATTACACAATGTACCATTACAGTTTGACCATGTAAAGTCAAACCATCCATTATAACCTTAAAAGTCACAAAATGTACCATTACAGTTTGACCCTGCAAAGTCAAATGACCAATGAAAGACTAGAATTACATTAACGAACCATTAAGTTTGACACTGCAAAGTCAAATGGCCAATTCAAGACTAGAATTAGATTAATAAACCAGTACGTTTGAATCCTTAAGTTAAATGTTCATTCTGTTTTGACCATACTACAAAGTCAACTAACCATAATTAAGTCAAAATGACCATTCTGTTTGACCCTGCAAAGTCAATTGACCTTATTCAAGTTAAATTAGCATTATGTTTGACCCTACAAAGTCATTTGAGCATAATCAAGTCAAATTAGCATTTTTTTGACCTTGCAAAGTCAAATGACCATAATTAAGTCAAATGCCATTCTGGTTTGACCCTGCAAAGTCAAATTAGCATATTGTTTGACCATAATTAAGTCAAATGACTATTCTGCAACGTGAAATGACCATAATTTAAATCCAATACCATACTAGTGTTAACTCTCTCACGTTGTTGTGGGGGCATAAAATCATACTACGTAGCACGAATGGCATAGCACCACCATCGACTACCAACACCGAAAAAACTTATATTAAAATAgacataaaaaatgaaaaataaaccGAACTAAAattagacgtaaaaacgttgaaccacgaaagcgaaacgtaaaacatagaaaacaataaCTATGTCGATCTAGGACCAGTGTGCTGCGGCGAGGTCATTGAACGGAAAAAAGGCGTagaaacgttgaaccacacatacacgttgtggcgtgttaacttgcaaaatttagatCAGACCGAAACGAAATATGTAAAAGATGAATAGTATAGGgaactaaagttgaaagtaaaacaaactggaaTTAAATTAGGGATGAGCTCAGAAAATACCAGTGCCAAAACTTGTCAAATATAAGTCCCAGTACCGGTATTTGTGTAAAATTCGGTAAAATATGTTAAAGTTACAAAGAAAAGCTTAATAATCAAACTTCAAAAAGCATAAAAAGGTATGAAGTTTAGTGTGAGGGTCCATCAATTTAGAAAGTATATCATTACTTTTACCAAAATTAGACTTGACATCTTTTATTTTAGGTGTAAGTTCAAGATAGAAACCAAAACGTGTCTCTTATTACATACACAATAAATACAAATAAAATCCTACAAATATTTACTCAAGGATCAAAAAATGACATCTTTGAAGTTGAATCTTGTGGTGGTCACGACCATCGTGGTCGCATATTTGCATTTTCCCACAACAATGGCTAGTAATAACTGGATTGTAGGTGGTCCTCGCGGGTGGATTGTGCCTCCGAATCCCGATTATTATGAATCATGGAAGAAAGGAAAGGAATTTTTCAATTCCGACGAATATTGGTTTGTCTTTAAAAACAGATCGCATAACGTCATAGATGTAAATAAGGAGGCGTTCGACGCATGTGACCCCAACAAGGACACCAACGCCACGTATATCACTGAAACGAGGACTAGAGGTGTCGTGTTCATGACCGCTGGCATTAAATATCTCATTTGCTCACATCATTGTTCAAAAGGCCACAAAATAATGATCGACGTCAAAGAGTCAAAAGAAGAGTGGTAGTTCTCAATTTCTTAACATGGAATACCATATAATAAAATGTTTGTAGACGTTTTAACTACataaagaataaaaataaaatttgaaatatTTTAACCTATAAATATTTTAAACTTTAGGAGTGAACTATGTGGAGGCACTAGTCTTGTATTGTCAAAGTAACTTGTTCAATAGTTCATCTCTTTCAGATGATATAAGGAGTGGAAGCTGAAGAACTTTTAAAAGAACATAATTTCTATTTGCTTTAGGGTGGGCGGGGTACCCATCGAAACCCACGCGGGGACCCCTCTTGCCGAGCGGGGATGGCACCGCCATCACTTAGGTGAGGTAGAGAGAGGGAGTGAAATGGGTGGGGATTCAccgaagagagggggaggagagagggaggagagaggatGAGTGGACCAATGAGAagttttctttctttcttttttttttaataaaaaaccaagtcacctaagaggggagtgccgccatcaatttagggtgttaggggagtttaagaggggagttgacgtggcacacgaggattggttgggcgtaaaagaggggactcacctcttaggtgagcaccccttacacccttaggcTTTGCGATGACTATTAATAAAAGGCACGACCTGCTTTGCAATGACTATTAATAAAAGCCACGACCAATCGTTATCAAgagtttatttgtttttaaatGATTCAGTTTTTACACATGGACAATTGTATGCGGTGTTATCAATAGTTAAAAGCAGAAACAAAGTTAGAGTTGATGGTGTGACAAATAAAACAGCAAATGCTAATTACTTTGACATTTTTAGTTTGTAAGTATTAATTCTAATTACAAATTTGTATTTTTTAATTCAATGTTCTATGTAGTTTCACTTAAAAAGTATATTTATAAAGTATATTAGTTCAACATGTGTATCCTACGGGTAACTAACCTagtattttaataaattaaaacatATAGGAAGAGAGAAAACACCATATTggaatgtatttttttttgaacggcaaaaatttggatcactgatggaccactagagtatcatcCTGCCACCAGTGAaaccacctgatcatatccatctccactaggtataatgcctatacaccataTTGGAATGTTAAACACCAAATGCAAAACGTACTCATTAATTCAACaaacttaaaaaaacatttttctattttatatataagtaTACTCTGTATGCTAAAATTAAAGATAGTAAATACTTGACTTTATGATGTAATTTACTATTCACAAATGAAAGTTAATAACGCGCTA
The sequence above is drawn from the Helianthus annuus cultivar XRQ/B chromosome 12, HanXRQr2.0-SUNRISE, whole genome shotgun sequence genome and encodes:
- the LOC110896243 gene encoding umecyanin, which produces MASNNWIVGGPRGWIVPPNPDYYESWKKGKEFFNSDEYWFVFKNRSHNVIDVNKEAFDACDPNKDTNATYITETRTRGVVFMTAGIKYLICSHHCSKGHKIMIDVKESKEEWSELCGGTSLVLSKVGGVPIETHAGTPLAERGWHRHHLGEVERGSEMGGDSPKRGGGEREERG